The following DNA comes from Oreochromis niloticus isolate F11D_XX linkage group LG23, O_niloticus_UMD_NMBU, whole genome shotgun sequence.
tgctcttcctgtttcttcttgCACAAAGGAGTAGCTACCGGTCCTGCTGATGGGTCAATGCTATTTTACAACCCCGTCCAGCTCTCCTCATGTTTTTTTGCGACTGAAAACCAAGTCCGGAAGGTAGACCTTTCAAATTAGCTTATGATTGGAAAAGTTCTTACAgctacagttattttatttgttgctAATAACATTTGTAACATTTTAGTTGGACaaatagaaaagaataaaaaaaacacgagAGTATCTATGGCCTCACCTCCGAAATCAGCCACCACTGCGTGTCCATCCTCATATAGCAGAATATTGTGACTGGAAGGAAGACATGTATTATTTGCAGTGACAACAGTTATTCTCCAATTCCATTCCAGCATATACGTTTTCACGGTGGCACCTACCTGTTGAGGTCCCTGTGGATAATAGGCTGTGTGAGGTTGTGCAGGTACTCCATGCCCTTGGCCACATCAATGGCAATGATGAGCTTGGACTGCAGGTCGATAAGCCTGTCCATTGACACATCATTAAAGCAGCAACCACTTAGTACTAGATCAATGACCCCTGCCAATCACACACAGCTCTTTACACAGATCAATAGGACAGTCTATAAAGACATCACCTGGCCACACAGTTAGCAGAACACTTCATCTGGATCAATGATGATTCAGGCTGAGGGGAAGAGATTGGTGAGGGGACACTTCCAAGGATGATAATGAGACCCGAAAAAGTCAACTGCGCCGTACACACCCCTCAAAGGCACTGAGTAACTACCTAAAGTAGTCTGACCTCTTTTTATAACCTGCTTATAAGGACGTATACCCTGATTATTACATACTTCACTGCACCAGAGTTCTACTAAGTTATTTAggattcctttttttaatttggaaGTAGATTACTAGAAGTAGATAGTAGAACGTATGTAACATCTATAATGCTGAGTTTGTATGTAATGGCAAAGATGACTCCGTAATGGTGCATGAAGAAGGGGAGAGCTCTAACTgaactgtttgggtttgtatGTGCatactttatatatttatgttgttttggcacaaatctaTTTACTCAGTCAGAATGTTGGGAGACAAAAAGTAAAACCCCATATTGAGATTCTTAAATTATGGTAGATGCTATCCAAGTTAGAGTTAAGTAGTAGTTTATGGTTAAGGTTTCAGATAAATTGCTAAGACATGATAATTCCCAAAATAACTCACAAAAACTTCCTCACCTCTTCTGCTCATGCAGCAGGGAGAACAATGAGCCTCCAGACACATACTGGGTAACGATGGCAAACTGACTGGGGTCGTCCAGACATGCTCCCACAAACTGGATGATACAGGGATGATTGAGGCAACAGAGGATGGAAACCTCTCTGCAGAACATATCTACATCTGACTTCGAACAGTACGTGTTCGCTCGATAACTACAGAAGACATTAAAGATTCAAGGGCCAATTAGTTCTTTGCACCTTCTAAGAGATGAATGCAAAAGCATATCGTCAGCTGTGTGAGTAAATACCGCTTTATGGCCacaattttatttctacatTTGCCTTTGTAGACTCTTCCGAAGGAGCCTGTGTGGGACACACATAATAATATCAGATCTGTAAGCACACTAGATGGAGGGGGGAAAACAACAGGAAATGGACTCACCCGATCCAATAATTTCATTAAACTCCAGCTCAGACAGCTGTAGGTGGAAGTGAGATGGAAGACTGGCCCTGAGCACAAGAACTTCTGCTTTCTCTGAAAAGAAAATTCAAATAATCATTAACCCTACAAGGCATGTACAGTCACAATGTTGCTTATGTTAAATGCCTGCAAATTTTCCTGTTGAACCTGCAATAGACACACTTAACAGgttttttattttggtgtgGTATTTTAAAGCATGGCAAAGGTTTAAATCAAATAACATTCTTATAATGGTCACAGGATAGATGGCACATACTGTATAgcaattaaaatacatttaaatcagTTAATTTTGGCTTGAGCAAAACATTTGACacctttacatttttatatcattCCCTGAAATTTAGCTTTCCACTTTCAAACTTTGATATTTACACAGTTTCAAGCTGTGTTTTATCAAATTCATATCAATTTATTATGCTGGAGATGCATCTGTAGTTTACACCACCCCCAGTTTCACAGCAAAAGACACCAAGTGTTATTATCAGCAGCTAAACCCCTTCGTTTGGCAACAGACATGGCGTGCACTGCCTCGTGAGCTGTCAGCGATGTTGGAAATCAGCTGTGCTTCACTCCACCTCAGTACCTTTAGTCATGCTTTTGATCTTTCCTAGAGGAGACGGAACAGAGACGTAGGAGCCATCTGGAAGAGATGCATATTCAGACACATTAACAGGAGATTATGTGGGGATTTTAATCCAGATAATATATTTCAAGTGGTGACTAACCCCCTCCTGGCTGAGAGTACTCATTGCAAGGAGAGTCATCTGGACGTTTGTAGTGTTTTAATAAGGTGACTATGGCATCGTGACCTGGAAAAAACAGTAAGTGAGCAGTAACATTTATTTCAGCTTTCCAAGCTTGCCGAGCTCATAATAGTCTAAGCAGACCTTTTTCATAAGCCCACATGAGGCATGTTTGTTCGTCTTTCTCTCCACTGGACCTGCTGGGGTCGCAGGCAACGAGGTTCATGTCTGCACCACTGTCCAACAAGAATTGCACCAGGCGGATATGGCCATGGAAACAGGCACTGTGCAGAGCTAAACAACACCACAGGACACACAGATAATAATGAAACTCTAAGTGCACTGTAAGAAATTAATAAATCAATTGGTAAACGAGGTGTCACCTGTGTGTCCATCTCTGCCCTGATAGTTGATGCTCATGGCATTCTGGCTCAACAAGAATTTGACCATCTCTAGATCTTTCCCGTAGGTGCATGCACTGTGACATGAGATATGAATTTAACATCACCTCAGAGCAATACGTTAActgtgaaatgtgtttttgcacactataaataaagctaaaaataCCTGTGAAGTGCTGTTTCACTGAATATATTCTCCTTTGAAAGGCTGTCTGTACCAGAGTACTGTATTAACTCCTTCACGGCTGTGAATTTGCCATTGTAGCAGGCCCTGATGAAACATAGCATTCATTGCAATTCATGTCATGTACCAAAAACTCAGAGAAGACCTCTAACACTGCAGATGATTTACAAGTGTAACGGCGTATCCCCGTAGATGTTCACAGAGTGAGGCTGTACATCAAAGCTGCCCTGCAGAAGAAAGCGGACAACTTCATGGTGACCAAAACGAGCACAGAAGTGGAGGGGGACATGATCTTCATTGTCTTGGGCATTTACTGGTGGGGAGAATACAAATGTTAGAGGAAATTCAAATTTAGAATTCAAGTAGCTTCTCTGTGGCTTCTGAAGAAGGGGAAAAGCTTAAATGCTTTTGTATCAATATATCAACCATCAAGTTTCTTTTACAGAACATCAACCCATGTAAATTTTGATCAGAGCCCTCTCAAGGTCTCGGGTCTTACcgttagttttgcttccctcaCTCATCAGCAGTTTGACAATACCAAGAAAGCCCTTGGCAGCAGCCAGATGCAGCGGGCGATCACCCACCTCACCACTTGCATTCACATCTGCCCCAaacttcagcagcagcttcgTCACCTACAAAACAGGAGAGGACCAGAAGAAACCCAGAGTACAAATACAGGTGTCTACAAAGATGCCGTCCCCACATAAAGTTTAACATGAGGAGTTTACCTGCTCGTGGCCATTGTAGGAAGCAATGTGCAGTGGGGTAAAAAAGACAGCATCCTGAACGTTAACATAGGCTCCATGCTGTAGAAGTATGTCTGCAGCCTGGAGGTGGAAATAGACACAGTTCAAGGTACGAAATCAACACGGTCCATAACGGCTGATAATTTTCTCTCACCTCATGATGCCCAGCCAGTGTGGCAACATGAAGGGCTGTGAGAGCACCATATCCCAACTGCTGCACATCTGACCCACCGTGGAGAAGCGCAGTCACCAGCTCAGCATTATCCTGCAGCatgcaaataaaacattaatactGCATAGTCACAGATCCTGCAGGGGTAAATATAAGCATAAGTCATTTTTAATCTGCAGTATTGTCACaattaagaaataaaaacatgaagctATGTCCATAGTACCTTTGTGTGTACTTGCACTCCACCATGTGGTAAAAAGTTAGAAAGCTATCAACCAGATAACATACagtataacaaaagcaaaacacagacaCGGGTTCAACCTTGAAATTTACGTTACTGCCCTTTACTTCTCTGCACCTTGTAAGCAGCCAGGTGGAGAGCAGTGAATCCATTCCTGGTCAGTCTTGAAGGACGCAGGCCTTTGAGTATCAGGGTGCGCATATGGGCCTTGTTCCCTGGACACAAATACGTCACATTATGCACCAGTGAAATATCTCAACTCAACAAAACATTATATTTACTGCAAATGAAATAACAGGGTGGACTGGAATGAAAAACTAGAGAAACCACAGTTCTAGCCTTTAGttgtatttctgtatttatCGTTTATATTTAACCTTTATGTACAGTGATATGATAAAGTATTTGCCCCCATCTTCATTTCTTAGTTCTCTGCAtatatgtttcagatcattaaacttaatttaatattagacacagtTAACTCAAGTGAATACAAATTCAAATACAATTTCACTCGCCACACCCAGACTGgattactgccagacctgttgaatcagggaatcacttaaatagaacctgtttGAAAAACCTCTGAAAGAGCAGCACAGTATGCTATGATCTAAAGAAAGGGTTACAAAgtcatttctaaggctttgggactccagcaAACCACAgcgagagccattatccacaaatgaaGAATATTCAGCAATAAgagaatgggcaaaaatgccatCCATGGGAAAGTTCCAAGGAGAAAACAACTGCTGACCAAATGAACACAGAAGCTCATCTCATATCCCAATATTTTGTGGACTGACTAGAAAAAGCAagactttttggaaggtttgagtctCCTTACATGTGctgtaaaactaacacagcatttcataaagagaacatcataccaacagtcaagcatggtggtggtagtgttaTGGTCTGGGGTTGCTTTCCTGCTTCAGGACATGGACGACTTGCtgtaattgatggaaccatgaatgcTGCTCTACCATAAAATCCCAAAGGAGAATATCCAGCCCTGAAGCTCAAGTGCACCTGGGTTATGCAGTAGattaatgatctgaaacacaccagcaaACCCACCTCTGAAAGGTTTAGAAGCAGTCTAGTCAAAGGCTGGAcagattgagatgctttggcataACCTCAAACACGCTGTTCACGCTTAAACCCTCCAGTGActcaattaaaacaattctggaAAAAAGAGTGGACTAAAATTCCTCCACATTGTTGTGAAAGACTCAGTGGCAGTTATAACGAACACTTGACTGCAGTTCTGTAAAAAACAGTTAATAGATTTAGGGCAGTTACTTTTTCACGTACAGCAAGGTAGATTTTGGTGGCTTCTTCTTCCACTTTATAAATGGAATCTTCATTTAAAAATTGTGCTTTTTATGTATTCAGGtaatctttgtctaatatttatttttgtttgatgatatcgacccctccctgagcctggttctgttggagggtTCTCCATGTTAAATAGGAGATTCCCCATCTCACTGTAGCCACATGCTAGCTCATAGTGGGTCTTCTGATTGTTGAATTTTCTCTCTCTTAgtgcagggtctttaccttacagtacaAAGGGATTTGAGGCGACTCTTTGGTgcaatatgaataaaactgaattaattgAATCTGAAACTTGTGTGACAAgtatgcaaataaaaaaagaaatcaggaagggggcaaatactttttcacagcactgtacatTCATTTCAATTCTGTTTAGCTCTGTGCTGCTTACACCACAGACAATAATGTCCGTCAGGCTGCAGTAATCCTTCCCTCCACTGTCACATTTTGTTGAGGAGTTATTAATAGACTCTAGTAGTCATGCATACCTCCACACACGCAGCAGAGATGCAGCAGCGACAGCCCCTTCTCTGTTCGGTAGCTCACATTCACCTTCTGAAAAGCTTCATCGGAGCTGAGCCACAGAAAAATCAACATCACCTGCTTGTCAACGATATAAAACCACTGACAGAGAATTATTCAAACTAGGTGGAATTCCAACAGAGGAACAGTGCACGTCAGCTTAAATGTAGTTCGTATAGTGACTCATACAGATTGGATTGCTCACAGAAATATAAAGCGTTTGTCACCTGAAAGCGAGCTTAAGATCCACCAGCTCGCTGTCTTTCAGCTGGAAGTCGTCTTCCAACTTCTCAATGATCACAGAGTATGACTCGCCAACTTTCTTCTTCCATTCATCTTTATAACACCATCATCAAGGTGGAACATTAATAACAATGTAATATTTTATCTTACATTTCTAATTATCTGGGCATATATTCAACAATCTACCCAGTATACACGAGTACATAAccttttgcagcttcagtgtctgttAAGTTTAACCTATCCTCTTGGGCGTCCCTCCTTCAAATGCAAACCtcattatcagtcatgtgtatacatgtggaaaacaaaaaGTCATTACCTGTACATGTCTGAGATGGTCTTGATTTGTAATTTCCCATTGAGGGGGTCCTTCTCGTTTTATCTGTGCTGTAGAGTTTGGTGAACTAGAGTAAGACGGGAACACAATCTCTCCCTCGACCACAATTGCACAGGTCCAGATCAAAGGGGATCATAGCCAtgagctaaaaataaacactACTGAGTGGAATGCCTAACAACTATGACAACTGATCTCGCTCccctctgtgtgtatatatgtacagtATAAAACAAAGCAGGTGATCGGTGTCCTACAGCGTCCCACTGTCCCTTTGAGTGGCACAGCTCCCGGCCCCTCACGAATCTGAACATgatttaaaagtttgaaatgatttttggggggttttatttttatatatttctgtAGCTCCTCTTCACTGATGGAGGAAAAACTGAGGTAAACAGAAGCAATGCTGCTGGACTCTGCAGTCTGTGGAAAAAAACTCAAataaacaaagagagaaaaaaatccaaagtaTGCAGATTTCTCACCCACAGAACCATCTCTGtgatttacagagaatggtctgaaaatgaGAAACTATCCAGTCAgctgcagttctctgggtgaaaatgcctctttgatgccagaggtcagaagaGAATAATCAGACACCTTTGAACtgagagaaaagcaacagcaccctttcaggtttgtttttgtcctttatttcacatttttctcattttctcaagttttacagatggctgaaGTTTGCCTTTGGTTTTACTCTCCTGATCGTGTCCTTCTAACCCTTTTCCTAATAAAGACAACCTTCCCTGTACCTTTAATGAACCTGGGTATATATCAATAAAGATGTGGTTTGACGCCCATTAGAAGACATTCTGTGTTTTTCCCAAGGGTAGATGCATGGGTAGAGATGACCTTCACGAACTTCTGATGCAAACAGTTATTTTGTTCTATAGGCAAGCCTGAAATCTGACAGAAATTTTTCAGTTCAGAAAAGAGCTTCAAGGATCGTTCCTGGTAGGCTGTCAAGGGGTAAAGGTTCAAGCAATATTGGTATTGTCCagagggggaagaaaaaaaaaagtaaagtgttACCAAATTAAATTGGATGAAACCCTCATCATGTTTATAAAAAGCATGCATTGCAgattggttaaaaaaaacaaacaacaaaaacaaaacaattaacCATTGAATCATCATCCAAACTCATACAGACATAATAAACTTTACATATGAACTAAACATGCATAAACATTGTCATTTTAGCTGCTCAATCTCTCCTTTATGATGTCATCATACAGTCCCTTCCTGAGCTCCAACATCTCCTCCAGGTTCTTAGATTGCAAACACTCCTGCATCGACATTAGCTTTGCGTCTTTGGGTAGTGGACTTGTTGAACCACTCTGGATGGCGTGCAGCATGTTGAGAGATGTTAAGAAAGAGCTTTGCTGGTCAGAGCAAACTGGAAACAAACAAGCGTTCCACAAATTAAAGCTGGATGCATCACCAGAGAACCTCAGGACTTCCTTCTCCATCCCCCAAATGGACAGACACTTTTCCAGGGTGAACCCAAAAAGCTTTAGCTCTTCCATATATGCAGGAGTGCCCACAGTGTACTTGAGATTGTCATTAATCCCAAAGAAGACAGTAACAAAGCTGGTTTGGCCGTGGTGGCTCACACAAAGGGAGTGCATGAAGGCTTCACCAGGTACCGACAGGCCTGGACTGACCCAGCAGCCGCTGATGATGGAGCCTTTACCCACAGACACTCCTGCTCCCAGTCTGGAGTACTCCACCACTGACCCAGCACCCACAGAGCAACTCGGATTGAGGACACTGTACATAATGCAGCAGCCAGAGGAGCCCTCAGGGTTTTCATTCATGGGCACACTGAAGGCGGACGACAGGAGACCCAGCTCATCCCTCAGAGCTGTGTGCTCAGTGAGGTGAAAGAGGTATTCTGAGGTGGTTCCAATGTGATAAAACTTGGAGCTGTTGAGAAGAATGACATTCAGGGGAGTCCCTTTGAGAAGATGGAAGATCTTCTGGCGGATTTCCACCAGACTGCTCTCCTCTTTGGTGACATTAGCAGTGTTGTTGGTGTATTCTATTGTGGCCTTAGGGCCCAGTGCTTGAAGAAAGTCCCCGTATGCATCTATCTCACAGCTCAATGGCCCTAACTCTGTCAGCACATTAAGAAGAGACTTTGCAGTATCAAAGTCCACATAATAGGTACTGTCTGTGTAGACAAATTCAGAATCAGTAAACGATCCACTCTGCTGCTTACACACAGCTCCACTTCCTCGCATCTTATCAACGCTTGGCTTGTGCAGGAAGTGCAGGCAGGAAGCAGTCTCCATTTCTGAGTATGAAGATTTTTCACGTGGATCCAACACAAAAACGCCGTGGGTGGTTCCTACTGAGAGCGGGGAGGGGTGGGCCAAAGCTGTGAAGCCAGGTTTATCAAACTTAACACTCTCCTCCTCTGCTATACTGTAGAGCTCTATGTCATCTGCACAGGTCACTAAAACACCAGGCTTCATTTGTGATGGGAAATCCACATACATGGCTAGTTTGAGCTCCAGCATCTGAAAGATGGGGTCACCCAAAGGCACGGCCATGAAGATCTTTCCCAGAGCGCTGGCACTGGGCAAACGCTGACTGAACCCCCCTGGAAGAAGGAGGCGATTTAAAGGTGAGACTCAATTAAATAAAGTAAGTTGCATTTTGTAAAATACGTGAGCATTACTCTAATTTACAGTGGAATAATCAGACCAAACACTTTCATTTGAAGACCCATATAATCATAAATATGGGTGGAAATGCATAACAGATATTTTATTAGGTGGCTTGGGAACATTGCCATTCTGTGTTTTAGATTTTGTGTAGAAGTGAAATATGCTGACAGTTACTGCAACTCATACTGGAGTAAACAAGTAGAACCCTACTGAAAATTTAAAGTGAGAAGCTAAAAGaagccaaagaagaagaaggaggaggagatcatttttcacatttaagatggaaaaataacaaatacCTGCATGAATCAGGATTACTCTCAGTTTGCCCAGAGACTTTCCATAGATGTCATTTAGTTGCTGCAGTGCGTACAGAGTGGAGCCTCCATTCCCTTGAAAAGACAAGgagtaataataacaacaataataataataactaaagcTGCACGCAGTAATAAGAGGGCCCTTGTACCCTAGCGCACTTCCAAGCATCCTGCCTTTGAGCCAAGCTGCGTTCAAGCTGAGCTAAAGCTCTGGTCTGCCGTGACTGAGCAGTGCCACATGGTCATGTGGATGCTAATTGGGTGTTGTGTCATTTAGCTCCTGAACACTTATGCCCACTAGGTCGTGATGtagaacagcggtccccaacccctgggccatggaccggtccgtgagtcgtttggcaccgtgccgcgagagttgaggctcgggtgtgaaatttatggttttcagggtttttagtgttattttttttttttatcgtttttatcgttaactctgtttcccgtgtgttatgaataaatctctgtttttggtaccggtactggttttattttgttgcatttatcagcgacaccttaaaggccggtccgtgaaaatattgttggacataaaccggtccgtggcgcaaaaaaggttggggaccactgatgATGAATACCCACTAGGTATATGTCATGCTAACATCATGCACTGAGCcaccaattaaaatttctggtACATGGGATGATGATTATCACCTACTGCTGATTTCCAGGTGCCACTGGGAGGCCCCATAAGTGTGACCCAATATTGGCACATATGTGTCTCCAGACTCTAGATTGGACAATGTACATTTGAAATATACCATGTTGTGTTCTGAAAAGCTTCACAATTTGTCCTCAACGAGAAATTATGTTTATTCAATCAAATTGCTAGGAGGCATTCTTTAAAGTACAAGGcctaaacatgaaaaataatgcTGAAAAGTTTGCACCTTAAACTCAAAATGGCTGATTTCTTGTTGGTTTCGGGTTTGACTCCAAGAGACTTTGCTGAACATCTTGGAACATCAAATGATGTTGCCAAATTTCAGACATGTAGGTGAAATGTAGTGTTGGGGCTGATTCTTAAATGATTTTTGTAGATGGGGCTATGAAAGTTTTCAATGATCAGAGCcataaaaccataaagccttcaTCACATCAGAGGTGTGTTCCCACTTTCATGACTTTTTAGGCTTTCCAAGCCACCCATCAACTGCTTCCTGTTTCACAGAGAATCACCATTTCACTGGGGTATGTCACTTAAAAAGTTGGAGTTACAGCAATTTCATGCTTCAAAGCAAAATTATCATAGTGCCAGGGTCATGGCCTTGGACGACAATTCCCACTCCCATTCCCACAAGGTGGTGCTTTGACTAGTGTTGGGTTCAGGAGGGACCCTTATCACACTTGAGATGTTTGGGCCAGATTGGACAATCTATCTGTGAATGATAGCAAATTAAAATGTCAATGTAGGCCATCGAAATTCACCATGGCACCAAAGACACAGCATTCGAAGAAAACTCCAAAGTTTTGGAATTTTGATTCGCCGATGTCTGTTGTTTAGACTGAGCAAACATGAAATTTATCCATTAAACTCCATAGGAGGAGTTTGAAAAAGTATAAATCTTGGAAATGGTAAAATCACCACCAAAATTTAATCTTTAATTCAAAATAGCTGTCTTCCTGTTGGGTGGGTCAAGGTGGACCATAGactttttttgtacatcttgatgtgtgtgccaagtttcattAATGTATCTCAAACTGTAGAGTTCCCAGTCAGAATTTGACTCTGGGACGCCCCCTCAACTCGAATTTCCCACTCGGAAAGTCTGCCAGCAATCCCGAGTTAACAATCCAAGATGGCGGCAGTGAACGTAAACAgttgtaaaactgtaaaatgtttaatcTGTACTGTCACTGATGTGTATATGTGACATCCTATTTACAAGGCTCTATCCATGCAGTAAAAAAGGTGATGTATTTCGTTAACTACTACGACTACGACAACTACTACTACtgataatactactactactactgataataacaataataataataataataataataataataataataatgatgatgatgatgatgatgatgatgatgatgatgatgacgacgacgacgacgacgacgatAAGGTAGTACTAGCTCACCTATTTTCGGTCCAGGAGGATCTGAGAAGACTTTGTAGTGAACTCCAACAGGAAGCTCCTTTCTGTCAACTTTCTCGCTGATTTGCAGCTCATACGATTTTGTCTGACTCCCGTCCACAGCAGTCACAACCACTACATCCCAAAACTCACCAGGCTGCACCTCTCGACCTTCAGGTAAATCAGAAAAAAGAACATTCATAGCTACTTTGACTAAACTTCAAGGCACATGAGTCAGATCATTGAAATTTAAACTCACCACGCAGAGAGTTAAATTTCCTGAGTTTTTGTCTTGTAGCAGTTTGAAGCCTCCTTGTACAGTCGTGGCTCATACTTTCGTTTATGATACAAATGAAATATAGAAACTAGAATGAAGTATTTCTCATATATATACCACCACGAATGACAGTCTCTTACTTCCGGGTTTGGTCACATGGCTCGTTGCGCTATCCAATGGGCAGGATGAAGTCGGAGCCCTTGAGTTAGTAAAGTAAGTCCATTCAACGAGCGTGTGTTTTAGTTCATTGTTGTCATAATTACGCCTGTGTTTACTAGATGCTGTGAATATGTGGTACTCGAGTGCTGCGTATGTGTATAGGCACTGCTAATGCTAGCGTTAACAGATACGTCTTGTTAGCTTGGATGTTGTAGTGGGTTGAGCTAACTCTCGTCCCAACTGTTTATATTTGGTTATAGGAGCGGGAGAGTTATTTACTTTCTGTTTACCTTTCACTGTCAGACACAACGCAGGAACACACCGTACATTAAgttgttttcagttgtttctaCTCACTCAAAATCACAACAGTACCAGGATCGATACTAAGCACCTATTTCTGGCCTGAGTGATAGCCTGCTGCCCTGAACACTGACCATACAAGCTGCATTCCCGCTGAGTTGTTTTAACATTAAACAAATTGAGTCCTATATCTCCAAGATAACATGTGTAAATTTACGCAGACTGGTTGCTAAAAAATGTCTTGACATTAGGCTAAAGGAAAACTAAAGGACTGGTTATCTTTGTCTCttaaaagataaacaaaaatTACTGCTACATATTACTCTACAAAATTGTAGATTAATTAAT
Coding sequences within:
- the fpgt gene encoding fucose-1-phosphate guanylyltransferase, translating into MSHDCTRRLQTATRQKLRKFNSLRGREVQPGEFWDVVVVTAVDGSQTKSYELQISEKVDRKELPVGVHYKVFSDPPGPKIGNGGSTLYALQQLNDIYGKSLGKLRVILIHAGGFSQRLPSASALGKIFMAVPLGDPIFQMLELKLAMYVDFPSQMKPGVLVTCADDIELYSIAEEESVKFDKPGFTALAHPSPLSVGTTHGVFVLDPREKSSYSEMETASCLHFLHKPSVDKMRGSGAVCKQQSGSFTDSEFVYTDSTYYVDFDTAKSLLNVLTELGPLSCEIDAYGDFLQALGPKATIEYTNNTANVTKEESSLVEIRQKIFHLLKGTPLNVILLNSSKFYHIGTTSEYLFHLTEHTALRDELGLLSSAFSVPMNENPEGSSGCCIMYSVLNPSCSVGAGSVVEYSRLGAGVSVGKGSIISGCWVSPGLSVPGEAFMHSLCVSHHGQTSFVTVFFGINDNLKYTVGTPAYMEELKLFGFTLEKCLSIWGMEKEVLRFSGDASSFNLWNACLFPVCSDQQSSFLTSLNMLHAIQSGSTSPLPKDAKLMSMQECLQSKNLEEMLELRKGLYDDIIKERLSS
- the tnni3k gene encoding serine/threonine-protein kinase TNNI3K — encoded protein: MGNYKSRPSQTCTDEWKKKVGESYSVIIEKLEDDFQLKDSELVDLKLAFSSDEAFQKVNVSYRTEKGLSLLHLCCVCGGNKAHMRTLILKGLRPSRLTRNGFTALHLAAYKDNAELVTALLHGGSDVQQLGYGALTALHVATLAGHHEAADILLQHGAYVNVQDAVFFTPLHIASYNGHEQVTKLLLKFGADVNASGEVGDRPLHLAAAKGFLGIVKLLMSEGSKTNVNAQDNEDHVPLHFCARFGHHEVVRFLLQGSFDVQPHSVNIYGDTPLHLACYNGKFTAVKELIQYSGTDSLSKENIFSETALHSACTYGKDLEMVKFLLSQNAMSINYQGRDGHTALHSACFHGHIRLVQFLLDSGADMNLVACDPSRSSGEKDEQTCLMWAYEKGHDAIVTLLKHYKRPDDSPCNEYSQPGGDGSYVSVPSPLGKIKSMTKEKAEVLVLRASLPSHFHLQLSELEFNEIIGSGSFGRVYKGKCRNKIVAIKRYRANTYCSKSDVDMFCREVSILCCLNHPCIIQFVGACLDDPSQFAIVTQYVSGGSLFSLLHEQKRLIDLQSKLIIAIDVAKGMEYLHNLTQPIIHRDLNSHNILLYEDGHAVVADFGESRFLQSVEEDNMTKQPGNLRWMAPEVFTQCTRYSVKADMFSYALCLWELLTGEIPFAHLKPAAAAADMAYHHIRPPVGYSIPKPISALLMRGWNSCPEDRPEFSEVVSSLEECLCNVELMSPASSNSSGSLSPSSSSDCLLGRGGPGRSHVAALRSRFELEYALNTRAYAFWTQSERRRASGGLSLEELRRSMQFSPIDRNGYVSDPMSTMRFCSSLSSSGSFEESN